From the genome of Streptacidiphilus rugosus AM-16, one region includes:
- a CDS encoding ABC transporter ATP-binding protein encodes MPVKLCGVTRGYPGLTALDGVDLEIGDGAAVALTGPSGAGKSTVLHLLGGMDAPTSGTVEIDGEPLAARRMDEHRRRVGFVFQRFHLLPALTVLDNVLAPVLPRRVDFDRRARAVELLEAVGLAARASALPAELSGGQQQRVAIARALIGRPRLLLADEPTGNLDSVIGREIVDLLLSLRERYGTTLVLATHDPEVAAACDRIVRLQDGRITADTELTPPGDVLDRLGGLRP; translated from the coding sequence ATGCCGGTGAAGCTCTGCGGGGTCACCCGCGGCTACCCGGGACTGACCGCGCTGGACGGGGTGGATCTGGAGATCGGCGACGGCGCCGCCGTCGCGCTCACCGGCCCCTCGGGCGCGGGGAAGTCCACCGTGCTGCATCTGCTGGGCGGCATGGACGCCCCGACCTCGGGCACGGTCGAGATCGACGGCGAGCCGCTGGCCGCCCGCCGGATGGACGAGCACCGCCGCCGGGTGGGTTTCGTCTTCCAGCGCTTCCACCTGCTGCCCGCACTCACCGTCCTGGACAACGTGCTGGCCCCGGTGCTGCCCCGACGGGTCGACTTCGACCGCCGGGCCCGCGCCGTCGAACTGCTGGAGGCCGTCGGCCTGGCCGCCCGCGCCTCCGCCCTGCCGGCCGAGCTCTCCGGCGGCCAGCAGCAGCGCGTCGCCATCGCCCGCGCGCTGATCGGCCGGCCCCGGCTGCTGCTCGCCGACGAGCCGACCGGCAACCTGGACAGCGTCATCGGCCGCGAGATCGTCGACCTGCTGCTGTCGCTGCGCGAGCGCTACGGCACCACCCTCGTGCTGGCCACCCACGACCCCGAGGTCGCCGCCGCCTGCGACCGGATCGTCAGGCTCCAGGACGGCCGGATCACGGCCGACACCGAACTCACCCCGCCGGGAGACGTGCTCGACCGGCTGGGAGGGCTGCGGCCGTGA
- a CDS encoding carbohydrate kinase family protein produces MRIAVTGSIATDHLMTFPGRFAEQFVADQLHTVSLSFLVDTLDVRRGGVAPNICFGMGVLGLSPVLVGAAGADFSEYRSWLDRHGVDTKSVHISETRHTARFVCTTDQDHNQIASFYTGAMSEARSIELHPVAQRSGGLDLVLIGADDPQAMIRHTDECRTRGYAFAADPSQQLARLDGEDIRSLVDGAAYLFSNEYEKALIETKTGWSEEDVLDRVRVRITTLGAKGARIDRKGEPTIFVSCPAEKAKVDPTGVGDAFRAGFLAGLTWGVSLERAAQVGAMMATLVIETLGTQEYELRRGHFAERFAAAYGDPAADELRAHLR; encoded by the coding sequence GTGCGTATCGCTGTCACCGGCTCGATCGCCACCGACCACCTGATGACCTTCCCCGGCCGTTTCGCCGAGCAGTTCGTCGCCGACCAGCTGCACACGGTCTCGCTCTCCTTCCTGGTCGACACCCTGGACGTGCGGCGTGGCGGCGTCGCGCCGAACATCTGCTTCGGGATGGGCGTGCTGGGCCTGAGCCCGGTCCTGGTCGGCGCGGCCGGTGCGGACTTCTCCGAGTACCGCTCGTGGCTCGACCGCCACGGCGTGGACACCAAGTCGGTGCACATCTCCGAGACCCGCCACACGGCGCGCTTCGTCTGCACCACGGATCAGGACCACAACCAGATCGCCTCCTTCTACACCGGCGCGATGAGCGAGGCCCGCAGCATCGAGCTGCACCCGGTCGCGCAGCGCTCCGGTGGCCTCGACCTGGTCCTGATCGGCGCGGACGACCCGCAGGCGATGATCCGCCACACCGACGAGTGCCGCACCCGCGGCTACGCGTTCGCGGCGGACCCCTCGCAGCAGCTGGCCCGCCTGGACGGCGAGGACATCCGTTCGCTGGTGGACGGCGCGGCGTACCTGTTCTCGAACGAGTACGAGAAGGCACTGATCGAGACGAAGACGGGCTGGTCCGAGGAGGACGTCCTGGACCGCGTCCGTGTCCGGATCACCACGCTGGGCGCGAAGGGCGCGCGGATCGACCGCAAGGGCGAGCCGACGATCTTCGTCTCCTGCCCGGCGGAGAAGGCGAAGGTCGACCCGACCGGCGTGGGCGACGCCTTCCGCGCGGGCTTCCTGGCGGGCCTGACCTGGGGCGTCTCGCTGGAGCGCGCGGCGCAGGTGGGCGCCATGATGGCGACCCTGGTCATCGAGACCCTGGGCACCCAGGAGTACGAACTGCGCCGCGGCCACTTCGCCGAGCGCTTCGCCGCGGCCTACGGCGACCCCGCGGCGGACGAGCTCCGCGCGCACCTGCGGTAG
- a CDS encoding MFS transporter: protein MRSDLGRRLVLPIVLVGTFMAILDVAIVNVAIPSIRTGLNAGFGAVELVVSAYTIAYASLLVTGGRLGDILGRKRMFVAGLLVFTLASALCGAAPDVPVLVAARVLQGVGGAMLYPQVLAIIQTTYQGAERGRALGVFGAVIGIASIAGQLIGGGLLALDLFGWTWRPVFLVNVPIGLLAALAAAIWLPADRSETGTRLDGGGVGLVTVFLLLLSVPLLLGRDQGWPLWLVLMLVASLPVGWGFLRWERAVAGRGGQPLVRLDLFRNRGFATGVPIALMFMMSYAGFLFTLAVYLQTGLGFSPLRSALVYTPSAVGFFCSSLLAPRLVPVLGRHVLGIGYVLAALGLLGTAATAAVAGTSLTVWSLAPTMLLTGVGQGLGMSPLVGTILSSVEPRDAGGASGIVTTTMQTANVLGVAVFGLLFFTLVGHQAAGAGYATAFGELMPISAALLLGAALLVHWLPTAPGQPANALIERLPGWAGGFAWSMFLATGGRVGESLFGELLARVRSQRLGRAAQAPERLGEFLPFHYREQEAGDAAWFGYLQREALAYGDRPVPREAEREPVVQAQIQEIVRRQEAGRLPADLDPALFRLLCFAMVSYPSLLPQVTRMATGLAPHDPEFVRRWEAFVGQIGSTLESAPARDR from the coding sequence ATGCGCAGCGATCTGGGTCGGCGGCTGGTGCTGCCGATCGTGCTGGTCGGAACATTCATGGCGATCCTGGACGTGGCGATCGTCAACGTGGCGATCCCGTCCATCCGCACCGGCCTGAACGCCGGATTCGGCGCGGTGGAGCTGGTGGTCTCGGCCTACACCATCGCCTACGCCTCGCTGCTGGTGACGGGCGGGCGGCTGGGGGACATCCTCGGCCGCAAGCGGATGTTCGTGGCGGGCCTGCTGGTCTTCACACTCGCCTCCGCGCTCTGCGGCGCCGCGCCCGACGTCCCGGTGCTGGTGGCCGCGCGGGTGCTGCAGGGCGTCGGCGGGGCGATGCTCTACCCGCAGGTGCTGGCGATCATCCAGACCACCTACCAGGGCGCGGAACGCGGCCGGGCGCTGGGCGTCTTCGGCGCGGTGATCGGGATCGCCTCGATCGCCGGTCAGCTGATCGGCGGCGGCCTGCTGGCGCTGGACCTCTTCGGCTGGACCTGGCGACCGGTCTTCCTGGTCAACGTGCCGATCGGGCTGCTGGCGGCGCTCGCCGCGGCGATCTGGCTGCCGGCCGACCGCAGCGAGACCGGGACCAGGCTGGACGGCGGCGGCGTCGGGCTGGTGACGGTCTTCCTGCTGCTGCTGAGCGTTCCGCTGCTGCTGGGCAGGGACCAGGGCTGGCCGCTGTGGCTGGTGCTGATGCTGGTCGCCTCGCTGCCGGTCGGCTGGGGCTTCCTGCGCTGGGAGCGGGCCGTCGCCGGGCGGGGCGGGCAGCCGTTGGTCCGGCTCGACCTGTTCCGCAACCGCGGCTTCGCCACCGGCGTGCCGATCGCGCTGATGTTCATGATGTCCTACGCGGGCTTCCTGTTCACCCTGGCCGTCTACCTGCAGACCGGGCTCGGCTTCTCCCCGCTCAGGTCCGCGCTGGTCTACACCCCGAGCGCGGTCGGCTTCTTCTGCAGCTCGCTGCTGGCGCCCCGGCTGGTCCCGGTGCTGGGCCGGCACGTGCTCGGCATCGGCTACGTGCTGGCGGCGCTCGGCCTGCTCGGCACGGCGGCGACGGCGGCCGTCGCGGGGACCTCGCTCACGGTCTGGTCGCTGGCGCCCACCATGCTGCTGACCGGCGTCGGCCAGGGCCTCGGGATGAGCCCGCTGGTCGGCACGATCCTCTCCAGCGTCGAGCCCAGGGACGCGGGCGGCGCGTCGGGCATCGTCACCACGACCATGCAGACCGCGAACGTGCTCGGCGTGGCCGTCTTCGGCCTGCTCTTCTTCACCCTGGTGGGGCATCAGGCGGCCGGGGCCGGCTATGCGACGGCCTTCGGCGAGTTGATGCCGATCAGCGCGGCGCTGCTGCTCGGTGCGGCGCTGCTGGTGCACTGGCTGCCGACGGCCCCCGGTCAGCCGGCCAACGCGCTGATCGAGCGGCTGCCGGGCTGGGCGGGCGGCTTCGCCTGGTCGATGTTCCTGGCGACCGGCGGCCGGGTGGGGGAGTCGCTCTTCGGCGAGCTGCTCGCCAGGGTCAGGAGCCAGCGGCTGGGCCGCGCCGCGCAGGCGCCGGAGCGGCTGGGCGAGTTCCTGCCGTTCCACTACCGCGAGCAGGAGGCGGGTGACGCCGCCTGGTTCGGCTACCTCCAGCGCGAGGCGCTGGCCTACGGCGACCGGCCGGTCCCGCGCGAGGCGGAACGCGAACCGGTGGTCCAGGCCCAGATCCAGGAGATCGTCCGCCGTCAGGAGGCCGGCCGGCTGCCCGCCGACCTCGATCCCGCGCTCTTCCGGCTGCTCTGCTTCGCGATGGTGAGCTACCCGTCGCTGCTGCCCCAGGTCACCCGGATGGCGACCGGACTCGCGCCGCACGATCCGGAGTTCGTGCGGCGCTGGGAGGCGTTCGTCGGGCAGATCGGCAGCACCCTGGAGTCGGCGCCTGCGCGGGACCGCTGA
- a CDS encoding PadR family transcriptional regulator encodes MPLHHAVLALLADGPSHGYELKGRFEEAIGPQWGGLNIGHLYQILDRLVRDGYVTRSHVSQSDRPDKTRYTLAPAGQEELTGWATTPWVRTSGFRDELFLKLFGAARLGEAELDALVTAQRQTYLGELAALTRLRREHAGDPMVALLIDAAVAHTKADLEIVESAVSRLADAAREAGRARREVASASPENADGGVMTEAGCASMDSQDLARNTSGAPPVSAGGSTSSNPGVCR; translated from the coding sequence ATGCCGCTGCACCACGCGGTTCTGGCCCTGCTGGCCGACGGTCCCAGCCACGGCTACGAGCTCAAGGGGCGGTTCGAGGAGGCCATCGGCCCGCAGTGGGGCGGCCTGAACATCGGGCACCTCTACCAGATCCTCGACCGCCTGGTCAGGGACGGCTACGTCACCCGCTCGCACGTGAGCCAGTCGGACCGGCCGGACAAGACCCGCTACACGCTCGCTCCTGCGGGCCAGGAGGAGCTGACCGGCTGGGCCACCACCCCGTGGGTGCGCACCTCGGGCTTCCGCGACGAGCTGTTCCTGAAGCTGTTCGGCGCGGCCAGGCTCGGCGAGGCGGAACTGGACGCGCTGGTCACCGCGCAGCGGCAGACCTACCTGGGCGAACTCGCCGCGCTCACCCGTTTGCGCAGGGAACACGCCGGTGACCCGATGGTGGCTCTGCTGATCGACGCGGCCGTCGCGCACACCAAGGCCGACCTGGAGATCGTCGAGTCCGCCGTCTCCCGCCTGGCGGACGCGGCCAGGGAGGCGGGCCGGGCCCGGCGGGAGGTGGCGAGCGCCTCACCCGAGAACGCGGACGGGGGAGTGATGACCGAGGCCGGGTGTGCGAGCATGGACAGTCAGGACTTGGCCCGGAATACATCCGGGGCGCCGCCGGTTTCCGCCGGTGGAAGTACGTCGTCAAACCCGGGAGTATGCAGATGA
- the ctaD gene encoding aa3-type cytochrome oxidase subunit I has translation MTILNEPHGLSGGTATASRPAKGQKAGTSIIKWMTTTDHKTIGTLYLVTSFAFFLVGGILALTMRAQLAQPDGGVLTNEQFNQAFTMHGTIMLLMFATPLFAGFTNWIMPLQIGAPDVAFPRLNMFAYWLYLFGSLIAVGGFLTPQGAADFGWFAYAPLSDAIHSPGVGGDMWIMGLALSGFGTILGSVNFITTILCMRAPGMTMFRMPIFVWNVLLTAVLVLLAFPVLAAALLALEADRKFGAHVFDPANGGAILWQHLFWFFGHPEVYIIALPFFGIISEVVPVFSRKPMFGYQSLIAATIAIAGLSVTVWAHHMYVTGAVLLPFFSFMTFLIAVPTGVKFFNWIGTMWRGSLSFETPMLWSIGFLVTFVFGGLTGVLLASPPIDFHVSDSYFVVAHFHYVVFGTVVFAMFAGFHFWWPKMTGKMLDERLGKITFWLLFVGFHTTFLVQHWLGAEGMPRRYATYLPSDGFTTLNLISTIGSFILGASILPFLYNVWKTAKYGKKVDVDDPWGYGRSLEWATSCPPPRHNFLTLPRIRSESPAFDLHHPEIAAQDYLENHGEVPAHVQAALDKKEAGDR, from the coding sequence ATGACCATCCTCAATGAACCCCATGGGCTCAGCGGGGGAACCGCCACCGCGAGTCGCCCGGCCAAGGGGCAGAAGGCCGGTACGTCGATCATCAAGTGGATGACGACGACCGACCACAAGACGATCGGCACCCTCTACCTGGTGACGTCGTTCGCGTTCTTCCTGGTCGGCGGCATCCTGGCGCTGACCATGCGGGCGCAGCTCGCGCAGCCGGACGGCGGCGTGCTGACGAACGAGCAGTTCAACCAGGCGTTCACGATGCACGGCACGATCATGCTGCTGATGTTCGCGACGCCGCTCTTCGCCGGCTTCACGAACTGGATCATGCCGCTCCAGATCGGTGCCCCCGACGTCGCGTTCCCGCGACTGAACATGTTCGCCTACTGGCTGTACCTGTTCGGCTCGCTGATCGCCGTCGGTGGCTTCCTCACCCCGCAGGGTGCGGCCGACTTCGGCTGGTTCGCCTACGCGCCGCTGTCGGACGCGATCCACAGCCCTGGTGTCGGCGGCGACATGTGGATCATGGGTCTGGCCCTCTCGGGCTTCGGCACCATCCTCGGCTCGGTGAACTTCATCACCACGATCCTGTGCATGCGTGCCCCCGGCATGACCATGTTCCGGATGCCGATCTTCGTGTGGAACGTGCTGCTCACCGCGGTGCTCGTGCTGCTGGCCTTCCCGGTCCTGGCGGCCGCGCTGCTGGCCCTGGAGGCCGACCGCAAGTTCGGTGCGCACGTGTTCGACCCGGCCAACGGTGGCGCCATCCTCTGGCAGCACCTGTTCTGGTTCTTCGGTCACCCCGAGGTGTACATCATCGCGCTGCCGTTCTTCGGGATCATCTCGGAGGTCGTGCCGGTCTTCTCCCGCAAGCCGATGTTCGGTTACCAGTCCCTGATCGCGGCGACCATCGCGATCGCCGGTCTGTCCGTGACCGTGTGGGCGCACCACATGTACGTCACCGGCGCGGTGCTGCTGCCGTTCTTCTCCTTCATGACGTTCCTGATCGCCGTTCCGACCGGCGTCAAGTTCTTCAACTGGATCGGCACCATGTGGCGGGGCTCGCTGAGCTTCGAGACCCCGATGCTGTGGAGCATCGGCTTCCTGGTGACCTTCGTCTTCGGTGGTCTGACGGGCGTCCTGCTCGCCTCCCCGCCGATCGACTTCCACGTCTCGGACTCGTACTTCGTCGTCGCCCACTTCCACTACGTGGTCTTCGGCACCGTCGTCTTCGCCATGTTCGCGGGCTTCCACTTCTGGTGGCCCAAGATGACCGGCAAGATGCTGGACGAGCGCCTCGGCAAGATCACCTTCTGGCTGCTGTTCGTCGGCTTCCACACCACCTTCCTGGTGCAGCACTGGCTGGGCGCCGAGGGCATGCCGCGTCGTTACGCGACGTACCTGCCCTCCGACGGCTTCACCACGCTGAACCTGATCTCGACCATCGGCTCCTTCATCCTGGGCGCGTCGATCCTGCCGTTCCTCTACAACGTCTGGAAGACCGCCAAGTACGGCAAGAAGGTCGACGTCGACGACCCGTGGGGCTACGGCCGTTCGCTCGAGTGGGCGACCTCCTGCCCGCCGCCGCGGCACAACTTCCTCACGCTGCCCCGCATCCGTTCGGAATCCCCGGCGTTCGACCTGCACCACCCGGAGATCGCGGCGCAGGACTACCTGGAGAACCACGGCGAGGTGCCGGCCCACGTTCAGGCCGCACTGGACAAGAAGGAGGCGGGTGACCGATGA
- the erpA gene encoding iron-sulfur cluster insertion protein ErpA: MTVQDETSVESGIILTDAAASKVKSLLEQEGREDLALRVAVQPGGCSGLRYQLFFDERSLDGDVVADFDGVSVVTDRMSAPYLTGATVDFVDTIEKQGFTIDNPNATGSCACGDSFS; this comes from the coding sequence ATGACCGTCCAGGACGAGACCAGCGTCGAGAGCGGGATCATCCTCACTGATGCCGCTGCGTCCAAGGTCAAGAGCCTGCTGGAGCAGGAGGGCCGCGAAGACCTCGCGCTCCGCGTCGCGGTGCAGCCCGGCGGCTGCTCGGGCCTGCGCTACCAGCTCTTCTTCGACGAGCGCTCGCTCGACGGCGACGTGGTGGCCGACTTCGACGGCGTCAGCGTCGTCACCGACCGCATGAGCGCCCCGTACCTGACCGGCGCCACGGTCGACTTCGTCGACACGATCGAGAAGCAGGGCTTCACGATCGACAACCCGAACGCCACCGGCTCCTGCGCCTGCGGCGACTCCTTCAGCTAG
- a CDS encoding cytochrome c oxidase subunit 4, which translates to MREQGKIFAGFAVFVLGMAIWYGLWSKDPTGTTCLFLAFGLGSFIAFYLLFTAKRVDTGAGDNPKAEVSDDAGVQGFFSPHSWQPLALGLGGTLAFLGVIFGWWLLMFAMPVILIGLFGWTFEYYRGENQTQ; encoded by the coding sequence ATGAGGGAGCAGGGCAAGATCTTCGCCGGCTTCGCGGTCTTCGTACTGGGCATGGCGATCTGGTACGGCCTCTGGTCCAAGGACCCGACGGGCACGACCTGCCTCTTCCTGGCCTTCGGCCTGGGTTCGTTCATCGCCTTCTACCTGCTGTTCACCGCCAAGCGCGTGGACACCGGGGCGGGCGACAACCCCAAGGCCGAGGTCTCGGACGACGCCGGCGTGCAGGGCTTCTTCAGCCCGCACAGCTGGCAGCCGCTGGCGCTGGGCCTGGGTGGCACCCTGGCCTTCCTGGGCGTCATCTTCGGCTGGTGGCTGCTGATGTTCGCCATGCCGGTGATCCTCATCGGCCTCTTCGGCTGGACCTTCGAGTACTACCGCGGTGAGAACCAGACGCAGTGA
- a CDS encoding L,D-transpeptidase, whose amino-acid sequence MKAARIFLVGTALAAGPLALCGCSGGSGPAPVKAVDASGLVQVSPAGGSAVDLAAPVVVTAEHGGRLTDVTVVTDSGRRLAGALAADGRSWRSTGPLAAGTHYTVKVTAADSAGNGRGSVQKGFTTLTPTATLTATLAPGDKAVYGVGEPITVQLNHPVHDPAARQVVERGLSVRSTPSVVGGWYWVDDSTLHFRPQSYWPAHATVQASFDLGGAKVSNGLYGGTPASIGFRTGDKLLALTDAGSDYMTVYRNGEKIRSIPVTTGKPGFSTRNGIKVVLEQEQHVFMDSSTVGIAANSSNAYHLDVYWDTRVTWSGEYVHAAPWSVGSQGVANVSHGCTGMSTDNAEWFYNTFRRGDLVQVINSAGHEMEPFGNGFGDWNLDWAQWQKGSALGGPVTTSAVTAGSQALTTSVGYLRPAA is encoded by the coding sequence ATGAAGGCAGCACGGATCTTCCTCGTCGGCACGGCGCTGGCCGCCGGACCGCTGGCGCTGTGCGGATGCAGCGGCGGATCGGGACCCGCGCCGGTGAAGGCCGTCGACGCGAGCGGTCTGGTCCAGGTCTCCCCGGCCGGCGGCTCGGCCGTCGACCTCGCCGCGCCGGTGGTCGTCACCGCCGAGCACGGCGGGCGGCTCACGGACGTCACCGTCGTCACGGACAGCGGACGCAGGCTCGCCGGCGCCCTGGCCGCGGACGGCCGCTCCTGGCGGTCCACCGGGCCGCTGGCGGCCGGTACCCACTACACCGTCAAGGTGACCGCGGCCGACAGCGCGGGGAACGGGCGCGGCAGCGTGCAGAAGGGCTTCACCACGCTCACTCCGACCGCGACCCTCACCGCCACGCTCGCGCCCGGCGACAAGGCCGTCTACGGCGTCGGTGAGCCGATCACGGTCCAGCTCAACCACCCCGTCCACGACCCCGCGGCCCGCCAGGTCGTCGAGCGCGGTCTCAGCGTGCGCTCCACGCCCTCGGTGGTCGGCGGCTGGTACTGGGTGGACGACTCCACCCTGCACTTCCGCCCGCAGAGCTACTGGCCCGCCCACGCGACCGTCCAGGCCTCCTTCGACCTGGGCGGGGCCAAGGTGTCGAACGGCCTCTACGGCGGGACCCCGGCTTCCATCGGCTTCCGCACCGGCGACAAGCTGCTCGCGCTCACCGACGCGGGCAGCGACTACATGACCGTCTACCGCAACGGGGAGAAGATCCGGAGCATCCCGGTGACCACCGGAAAGCCCGGCTTCTCCACCCGCAACGGCATCAAGGTGGTGCTGGAGCAGGAGCAGCACGTCTTCATGGACTCCTCGACCGTCGGCATCGCCGCCAACAGCTCCAACGCCTACCACCTGGACGTCTACTGGGACACCCGGGTCACCTGGAGCGGCGAGTACGTGCACGCCGCGCCCTGGTCGGTCGGCTCCCAGGGCGTGGCCAACGTCAGCCACGGCTGCACCGGCATGAGCACCGACAACGCCGAGTGGTTCTACAACACCTTCCGGCGCGGCGACCTGGTGCAGGTGATCAACAGCGCCGGCCACGAGATGGAGCCCTTCGGCAACGGCTTCGGCGACTGGAACCTGGACTGGGCCCAGTGGCAGAAGGGCAGCGCCCTCGGCGGGCCGGTCACCACCTCGGCGGTCACGGCGGGCTCCCAGGCGCTGACGACCTCGGTCGGCTACCTGAGGCCGGCCGCCTGA
- the ctaC gene encoding aa3-type cytochrome oxidase subunit II: protein MSPNGSDRSPRRSMRRKLLSALTLGLVLATATGCSSSDLPRLGLPVPRDQQGHTVLFLWQSSWIAALAVGALVWGLILWSVMFHRRSRTKVEVPPQFRYNMPLEALFTVVPLIMVSVFFYYTARDETNLTKIDKPMHQINVVGFQWSWAFNYEYSMQAHQDQTAVNDNGPGAYDVGTPGQPPTLWLPQGESVEFDLTSRDVIHGFWPVDFLMKMDVIPGVVNHFQVTPTVLGTFRGKCTELCGVDHSEMLFNVKVVTPAEYQAHLQALRAKGQAGNVPSGITTTGAGNLQK, encoded by the coding sequence GTGAGTCCCAACGGCTCCGACCGCTCGCCGCGGCGCTCGATGCGGCGGAAGCTGCTTTCAGCGCTGACGCTGGGCCTCGTCCTTGCCACCGCCACAGGCTGCTCGTCCAGCGACCTGCCCCGGCTTGGCCTGCCCGTGCCCAGGGATCAGCAGGGCCACACGGTCCTCTTCCTGTGGCAGAGTTCCTGGATCGCCGCCCTGGCGGTCGGGGCGCTCGTCTGGGGGCTGATCCTGTGGAGCGTCATGTTCCACCGGCGCAGCCGCACCAAGGTCGAGGTGCCGCCGCAGTTCCGCTACAACATGCCGCTCGAGGCCTTGTTCACGGTCGTTCCGCTGATCATGGTGTCGGTGTTCTTCTACTACACCGCGCGTGACGAGACGAACCTGACCAAGATCGACAAGCCGATGCACCAGATCAACGTGGTGGGCTTCCAGTGGAGCTGGGCGTTCAACTACGAGTACTCGATGCAGGCGCACCAGGACCAGACGGCGGTCAACGACAACGGCCCCGGCGCCTACGACGTCGGCACGCCCGGCCAGCCGCCCACGCTGTGGCTGCCCCAGGGTGAGTCCGTCGAGTTCGACCTGACCTCGCGCGACGTGATCCACGGTTTCTGGCCGGTCGACTTCCTCATGAAGATGGACGTCATCCCCGGTGTGGTGAACCACTTCCAGGTGACCCCGACCGTGCTCGGCACCTTCCGCGGGAAGTGCACCGAGCTCTGCGGCGTCGACCACTCGGAGATGCTGTTCAACGTCAAGGTGGTCACCCCGGCCGAGTACCAGGCCCACCTCCAGGCGCTCCGCGCCAAGGGGCAGGCCGGCAACGTTCCGTCCGGCATCACGACCACGGGAGCAGGGAACCTCCAGAAATGA
- a CDS encoding cysteine desulfurase/sulfurtransferase TusA family protein, translated as MPNFDVASTAPLHPLARQALLSALDEGWADPARLYRDARHARMLLDAARESVASDLGVRADELSFTASGTQANHLAVLGLLAGNHRKGRHLVHSAVEHSSVLHAAERHEADGGAVTSVPVDASGRIRPDALQEAVATAGTALACLQSANHEVGTVQPVTEAAELCAAAGVPLFVDAAQSAAWSRVEGPWSALAASAHKWGGPAGVGVLAVRKGVRYRPPFPADEREGGRVPGFVNVPSIVAAAVALRAAREDAAAADARLRPLVDLLRDRVPALVPDVAVLGDAERRLPHLLTFSCLYVDGESLLGALDRAGFAVSSGSSCTSSTLTPSHVLAAMGALTEGNVRVSLGRDATREQVEEFLAVLPEAVASVRAQLTPATTESPSKEVTVVDVLGKLCPIPVIELARQFPAVPVDGVIAVLSDDEAAAIDIPAWCHMRSQAYEGQAPAADYLPGATGTAYLVRRLS; from the coding sequence GTGCCGAACTTCGACGTCGCGTCCACCGCCCCGCTGCATCCGCTGGCCAGGCAGGCCCTGCTCTCCGCGCTCGACGAGGGCTGGGCGGACCCGGCCAGGCTCTACCGGGACGCCCGCCACGCGCGCATGCTGCTGGACGCCGCGCGCGAGAGCGTCGCCTCCGACCTGGGCGTCAGGGCGGACGAGCTCAGCTTCACCGCTTCGGGTACGCAGGCGAACCATCTCGCCGTGCTGGGTCTGCTCGCCGGGAATCACCGGAAAGGGCGTCATCTCGTACATTCCGCCGTCGAACACTCGTCTGTGCTGCACGCGGCGGAGCGGCACGAGGCGGACGGCGGTGCGGTGACCTCGGTCCCGGTCGACGCCTCCGGCCGGATCCGGCCGGACGCCCTCCAGGAGGCGGTCGCCACGGCCGGCACGGCGCTGGCCTGTCTCCAGTCGGCGAACCACGAGGTCGGCACGGTCCAGCCGGTGACGGAGGCCGCCGAGCTGTGCGCCGCGGCCGGCGTGCCGCTCTTCGTCGACGCCGCGCAGTCCGCGGCCTGGTCGCGGGTCGAGGGCCCCTGGTCGGCACTGGCCGCCTCCGCGCACAAGTGGGGCGGCCCGGCCGGCGTCGGCGTCCTCGCGGTCCGCAAGGGCGTCCGCTACCGTCCGCCGTTCCCCGCGGACGAGCGGGAGGGCGGCCGGGTCCCCGGCTTCGTCAACGTCCCCTCGATCGTCGCCGCGGCGGTGGCGCTGCGCGCGGCCCGCGAGGACGCGGCGGCGGCCGACGCGCGCCTGCGGCCCCTGGTGGACCTGCTGCGCGACCGCGTCCCCGCGCTGGTCCCCGACGTGGCCGTGCTGGGCGACGCGGAGCGCCGCCTGCCGCACCTGCTGACCTTCTCCTGCCTGTACGTGGACGGCGAGTCCCTGCTGGGCGCCCTGGACCGGGCCGGCTTCGCGGTCTCCTCCGGCTCCTCCTGCACGTCCAGCACGCTGACCCCGAGCCACGTCCTCGCCGCGATGGGCGCGCTGACGGAGGGAAACGTCCGGGTCTCGCTCGGCCGCGACGCGACGCGGGAACAGGTCGAGGAGTTCCTCGCGGTCCTCCCTGAGGCGGTGGCCTCGGTCCGGGCCCAGCTGACGCCGGCGACGACGGAGAGTCCCTCGAAAGAGGTCACCGTGGTCGACGTCCTGGGCAAGCTGTGCCCGATCCCGGTCATCGAACTGGCCAGGCAGTTCCCCGCGGTCCCCGTCGACGGCGTGATCGCCGTCCTGTCGGACGACGAGGCCGCCGCGATCGACATCCCGGCCTGGTGCCACATGCGCTCCCAGGCGTACGAGGGCCAGGCCCCCGCCGCGGACTACCTCCCGGGGGCGACGGGCACGGCCTACCTGGTCCGCCGCCTTTCCTGA